Below is a genomic region from Aminiphilus circumscriptus DSM 16581.
TCCTTTCCGGCGTGGAGGATCTGGGGCAGAGCGTCGGCACGGTGGAGCGCATGCTCGACGCCCTGCGACGCCCCTTCGTCCTGGGGACGGAGGCCGTCCAGGTGAGCGCCAGCGCCGGAATGGCCCTGTACCCCCGGGACGGAGAGACGCCGGAGATGCTGCTCCAGAACGCCGCCCTCGCCATGGAGCGGGCCAAGCGCGAAGGAGGCAACACCTATCGCCTCTTCACGGAGCTGCTGGACAAGCAGGTGCAGCGCCGTCTGCGCCTGGAGGCCCAGCTCCGCCGGGCCGTTGCCACGGGAGAGTTCGTGCTCCACTACCAGCCGAAAGTCACGGCGGACAGGGGGTTCCCCGTGGGCGCGGAAGCCCTCCTCCGCTGGCGAGACGAAGAGGGACGCATCGTCTCCCCCACGGAGTTCATTCCCCTCGCGGAGGAGATCGGCGAAATCGGCCGCCTCGGCGCCTTTGCCCTCGAGACGGCGTGCCGCACCGCCCTGGAATGGCAACGGAGCGGACACGATCTGGTCATGGCGGTGAACATTTCCCCCAAGCAGTTCGCCGGAGACGATCTGGTGGATCTCGTCCTCGACACGCTGTCCCGCACCGGGCTGGACCCGACGCGGCTGGAGCTGGAGATCACCGAATCGGCCTTTCTGGAAAACCCCACCGCCACGGTGCGCGCCATGGAGCGCCTCGCCTCCAAGGGCGTCCGCTTTTCCCTGGACGATTTCGGCACGGGATATTCCTCCCTGTCGTACATCCGCTTCCTGCCCCTGGCGGGGATCAAGATCGACCGCACCTTCATGACGGACCTGGCAGGAGAACGGACCAGGGCCATCGTCTCCACCATGATTCACCTCGCCCGGGAACTCCGCCTGGAGCTGACCATGGAGGGCGTGGAGACGGCGAAACAGCTCTCGCTTCTGCGGAATCTCGGCTCGGATTTCTTCGTTCAGGGCTATCTCTTCTCCCGCCCGCTCCCCGAGGCGGACGCCCTGACATGGATCCGCACCGCCGCACAAAGACCGGACGAGGAAAGCCCTCGGGAAGGCTGAGGGGCGTCGTCAACGATATGGACGCGTGACAAAGGACGGAGGACAGGATCGCACGGAAAGTCGCAATTGCAATCTCCTGAGGAGGCGCGACGGACACGCGATCAGGGGCGGAAGAGGAGTCGCGTATCTTCTCCCCTTCTTTGTCACGCGTCGCGGGATGCGCATTTCCGGCGAGAAAATTGACGAACAGGGAAGAGGTCGGAAGCGCCTCTTCCCTGTTTGCGTCTGTTTTTCCAGGCCAAAGACAAGGTTTCACGCGGCCGTTTTCCATCCGGCCCTTAGGTTCACGGGACGTCGCTCTTTCTCGTCAACCACAGCAAGGGCCGATCGGTTCGCGGCGCTGTCTCATCCTGAACACGTGGTGCGATGAACGTGTCGGAACGGTCGCTCCGGCGATGCCAGAGCAGGCGTTATTCCGGCAGGGCAACGAGTTTCTGGTCTTCCTCCCGGGCGTTCGAACCCGTCGCCGTCCGGTCGAAGCGGAAGAAGGCCATGCGCGCCTCCAGGTCGGCGCCGAGACGGGAGAGTTCCTCCGCGCCCTGGGCGAGGCGCTCCGCCGCGGCGGCGATCTCGCCCATCTGGTTTCGCATGGTCACCCCCATGGAAGCGGCGTTGTTCACCTTTCCCGCCATGTCCTGCACGGCCCCGGCGATCTCCTCGCTCGACGCGGCCTGCTCCTGGGACACGGCGGCCACGTCCTGGGACGCCAGGGCGATGTGCTCCAGCGCCTCCAGAATACGGCCGATGCGGACCTGTGCCTCCCGGGCGCGCTCTTCCGCGGTCTTGCCCAGCTCCCGGTTGCGCTTTGCTCCGGTGAGGACCGAATCCAGATCCCTGGCGATGATGCCCGCCAGCTCCGCGATGTTCCGCGAGGCACCGTTGGACTCCTCCGCCAGCTTCCGCACTTCCTCGGCGACCACGGCGAAGCCGCGCCCCGCCTCGCCAGCCCGGGCCGCCTCGATGGCGGCGTTCAGCGCGAGCAGATTCGTCTGGTCCGCGATACCCGAGATCTGGGACACGAACTGCTGGATCTTCGCCGCCCGTTGGGCCAGCTCCTCCGCGGCCTTCGCGGAGTCCTCCACCTCCCGGGCCATGGCGGTGATGCTCTCCGTGGTGGACTGCACCGCCTCGAGCCCCGCGTCGCCAGCGTTCTTCGCCTCGTTCACCTGCTCCGCCACGTCGCCGCCCCGCGTTGCGGAAGTCTGCGCTCCCGCGGCGACCTCCTCCACCGAGGCGTTGATCTCCTCTCCCGCGGCGGCGAGGCTCTCCATGATGCTCCCCACCTGCTCCGCTCCGGCGCGGGATTCCTCGACTCCCGCGTTGGTCTCCTCCGCGAGGGCGGAAAATTCCTCCGCCGTGGCGACGACGCCGTCGGCGGTCTCCGCCACGGAACCCACGGCCTCGCGCAATGCCGCAGCCATGCGCTCCAGCGCGGCGGCGATGCGGGCTACCTCGTCCCTGCCCTCCTCGGCGAACCGTACTGTCAGGTCACCTCCGGCAAAGCGGTTCACGAGCCCTTCAAGCCGTGCGAGAGGACGTGTCAGCCCCAGGGTGACGAACCACCCCACAAGCAGGGCCAGCACCAGCGAGGCGACGGTGAGCAGAAGAAGAGTCTGCGCGGCGCTTTCTCCCTTGGCGAGGGCGGCCTGTTCCAGGGTCTCGGCGTTCTTCTGCAGATGCTCCGCGAGCTGGAGAAGCAGGCGCTGGTAGGACGCGCTCGCGGGAGCGGCCTGCTCCTGGTAGAGCGCGTAGGCCTCGGTGTTTTTCCCCTCCATGGCCAGGTCGATGGCTCCCTTTCTGGCGGAGCGATAGATCTGGGCGGCGTCGCGGATGCGCATGAGCAGATTTCGGGAGCGCTCGTCCAGCTCGCTCTTCTCGATGGTGGTCAGGTTCACCTCCACCAGGTTGACGATCTCCTCAAGACGGGCGAGGATGCGCTTTCTCTCTTCCGGATCGGAACTCAGAAGCAGGGCGAAGGCCTGCCCTTCCGCGAGAGCGGCCTGGGCGCGGACTTCCTTGGCCGCCAGAGCGGGAATCATGGCGTCCTCGTAAAGCCCCTTCAGGCTCTCGCCGGAATCGCGGGCCGTCTGGTACCCCACGAACCCAACCAGGGCCGTGAAGGCGAGGGAAAGGAGAATGAGCAGAAACACCTTGCCGAAGGTCTTGACATTGCGGAGCCAGGACATGAAATCACCTCATCGAAAAAGAGATTGCGGCGGCGCCTCGAAACCGGCCACAACCGGCCCGACACGTCCCGCATCACGGAGGTTCCGCCTCATTGCATGAGGAAACGGCACACGGGAGAAAGCTCTTGCGACGACAAGGGAGATGGCCCCACAAAACAAGGTCTGAAGTCATGTAAAAAACAGTTTTTGTCCCGGAGCAGAGAGAAAGACCCCATGTTCGTGAAGAAAACCCCAGAGAGTGTAGCAAAAAAAACCATATACTGTCCACCATGTTTGTTCATTATGTGACAAAGGAACCATGTCCCGGCGGCGAAGCCTCCGGAAAAGATCTTCCGTCACGGGAACGGAATAAAGAGCGCCCCGGCACGCCTCCGGGGGGTAACCCCCGCGATTTCGGACCGAGCGAAGCAAGGAGGCGCGCAAGGGACAAACAAGGAAACAACAAAGACCCCGGCGAAGCATCTCTCCGCCGGGGCTTTTTCGGGTCGTGTCCGTCACGTTGTGCGGAAAGGCCGTCACGGGATTCGGCGGGCGGATCCAAAAGCGAGTTCCACACGGCGCTTCCGGAGCGAGTGCTGCGACGGCGGCGGAGGGTTCTTTCGGGACGCAACCGTCGTCATGGCCACAAAAGTCTGCCGACGTGAGCACTTCGGCGGCAGTGGATTTCTCCTCCGAGGGATCTCGTCGAGCCCGTCCGATCAGCCGCTTCCGCCGAAAAAACGTACCGCTTCCGGATCGCACCCCCGCGCCCCCGGAACAGCCGTAGAGAACGGGATGGAGAACGACGGCAAGTGCCCCGCCGCGTCTCAGAGGGCTCAGGAAATCAGGGAGCCTCGGCGGCAACGCCCGGGCCATAGAGAAAGCCCTCCAGGGAAAAGTTTCGGGGAAGCATGTCGAGATCGGCGTAGACCTCCGCGATGTGCTGCCATCGTGCGACGGTCATCTCCCCCGGGGAAACGGCGTCGATGCGGAGCAGGGGAACCATCTGGCGCCACTCGAAGCGGTGGAACTCCAGCATGTCCGGCGAGGTGTAGCGGGTGCTCACCAGTCTGGCCGCCTTCTCCGGGTTCGCCATGGCGTGGCGCCACCCCCGGAGGCTCGCCTCGCGAAAGGCCCGAACCCGGTCGGGATGCGCGGCGAGTTCCACCTCGGAGGTGAAGAGCACATCGCCGTAGAAATCGATGCCCGCGTCGAGGGGCGTGTAGAGGACGAAGGGCACGTGTTCCCGGTCGAGAAAGTAGGGTTCGTAGGTGGAATAGGCGGAGATGGCCTCCGCGCGCCCTTCGAGCAGGTCCCGGTAGTCGAAGCTGTGTTCCGTTCGGGTGACCGCATCCGGTGGAAGCCCCTCGCGCCGCAGAAAGGCCAGCAGTTCCTCCGACTGGGGTTCGAGCATGATCCGCCGGCCCGACAGGTCCATCACGCCCCGGACGACCGCGTCCTTCCGGGCGATGAGCACCAGGGGGGAATGCTGAAACACCGCCGCCAGAGCCACCACGGCCCGACCCGCCGCACGGGCGAGGAGAATTCCGCTCGCCCCCACGCCGAAGGAAGCGCGTCCCTCCGTCACCTCCACCACCGGGTCCGTGCCAGGCCGGGCCTCCCGAATCTCCACGTCGAGCCCCGCCTCGCGGTAGAACCCCTGTTCCAGCGCCACGTAATACCCGGCGAACTGAAAAGCGTGGGTCCATTTGAGCTGGAGCGCCACCTTCTCCAGGGGCGCCGCGGACGCCGGAGACGACAGGCCCGGCGACAGCAGAAGCAGAAAGGGAAGGAAAAGAAGAAGAAAAAGAAGACAGCGCGGAGAAGACGAAAAGGGCGGGCGCAACGGGGCTGCGGCCCGCGCCGGGCGTTCGCCCAGCCCTGAGGAAAAGCGGAGCAGGGAGCCGTCGGGGTCCTGGATCAGGAACTCCCTCTCGCCGCATGCCACGTCGCCCGCCAGGCGATGAAAAAGTGCCTCCCCGTGCACGAGAAACGCCGCCATCATCGCGAGCACCGCGGCGGATCAGTACAGATCCGGGGCGCGGTCGTCGAAGCAGGGAAGCCCCTCCCGGAAGGACTTCACCTTCTCCAGGTCGAGGACGGCCCGGCCGAGGGTCTCGTCGCCGCCCGCCTCCCAGAGAGGCTCTCCCCAGGGATCGAGGATGACCGACTTTCCCGCGAAGGCGGTGCCCCGGCTCTCGCCGCAGCGGTTGCAGGCCACGACGAAGAGCTGGTTCTCCACCGCCCGGGCGCGGAGCAGCAGGCTCCAGTGGGCGATGCGGAGGGACGGCCATTCGGCGCTCACAAAGAGCACCGTGGCACCCTCCAGGGCGAGCCGCCGGGAGAGTTCGGGAAAGCGGATGTCGTAGCAGATCTGGATCCCCGAGGGAACGCCGTCGATGTCGCAGCGGCACCGGGCGTTGCCCCGCAGGAAGTAGCGGTCCTCCTCCATGAGGCGGATGCGGTGGATCTTGTCGTAGGTGGCGACAAGACGCCCCTCGGGGTCGATCACCTGGGCGCGGTTCGCATAGCCTCCGGGCACGGAGGCGAGGACGCTTCCTCCCACGAACCACAGGCCGTATTTCCGGGCCAGGCCCCCGAGAAAGGCCGCCTCGGCCTCGCCGCCCGGGGTGGCCAGCTCGCCGATGCGCTCCAGGGCGTAGCCGGTGCTCCACAGCTCGGGCAGCACCAGCACCCGGGGGAGCGCCCCCTTTGCCGCCTCCGCGGCGAGCAGCGCCTCCACTTTGGCGAAGTTCGCCCCTCTGTCGCCGATGGTCACGTCAAACTGCAGCACTCCTGCGTCGAGCATGGGCATGGCCTCGTCCTCCTTGTGTGCGCGCCGCCACCCCAAAGCGGCAGGGCGCGAGCATATCCAGCGTTTCGTTCCGGCGTCTTTTGCATGTCGTCGTGGCTTTTCCCCGGAGCATTCCGCGTGCGTTTTGCGGTTCGCGGATTTCGTCCGGGGACATCCCGGAGCGCGCTCCGGAACCCGTCCCCCGGTGCATGCCGAAACGTCCTCCGGCGCCTCCTTGGACCGCATCATCATATCAAAGGAAGCGCTGAAAAACATCACGCCGCTCTCGGCAGGACGGAATGCCGCCCGCGACCCGCGCTCCGCACGATCCGAACGAGGACACGCCTTGCGTGAGCAGCGTCAGCATTTCCCGAAAAGAAACCAGGCGGGAAACGGGGCGGCTGGAAAAACAAGCAGTGGACCACCAAGAAGGGCCAGGAGCGCAGCGGGAAAGCCTTTCACCAAGAACAGCCTCTTCCGGCTTCTGACCAACGTGATGTACACCGGCAAGGTCGATTACAAGGGAGCCATCTACAACGGCGAACACGACGGAATCGTCGACGTCGCTCTTCGGCAGCGGGTGCAGGTGCTCTCCGACGAAACGGCGGCACCGGAAACCGAACAACGCGGCCACGAACGTGAACTCACACGGCTGCACACCAGAGTCCAGCAGCTGGTGAGCGAGTCCTTCACCGCCGCCTCGAACAAAGGGGCAGCCATGGATCAGCTAGCTCGCCGACCTGCAGAATCAGATTTGGACCATAGACGTTTGAATTCTCCGGCCTGCGCAAAAACCGCGCAGGCCGGTGGAATGATGGGTTGGGCCGCATACGTGATTACCGATACGGCTTGGTGCTGACAAACACCCGAACACCTATATCCAGCGTGTCCGCAAGCCCATCGCTTCAATTGCAAATTTATGATCGGCCTTTGGCCCGAAATAAATGATTGACTTGTTAGAAATTAGCCCAGGTTTGCTTGCAACATAGGCACGTTTTGGATCTCTGTCATCAAATACGACCTTTGAGGCTAGGGCATAGTTGTCTTTATGAACGATGGAGCGAATCTCTTGTTCCGATGAATATTCGGATGACTTGAACAGAAAAAGGAGAGGGTGTGTCGCTTGGATTACCTCTTCGAGGTCAGCCATCGCATTCCTGTAGCTTTTCCGTATAGCGTTGAGTCGTTTAACAAGAGCTTGCTCAAGTTTATGAACTGAACGATCTGCCGCAGCTGCACCACCGCCTCGTGTCTCAGTACCGTAGGTGACGCGGTAGAGTTGATTTGGAAATACAGAGCATAGATTTGCAAGGGGGATCATCAGACAAGAGCCCTTGCCATCAGCACCATAGAAAACGCCAGTGATTTAAAGAGTCGCTTGTCGATTCTTCACCTGGCTTGATCGTAGTAGCTGTCCAGCACGAAAGAAACGTACACTTGTTGTAAGCAGAATAGAGAAGGCGCGATCTCCGTAGTTGAGCGAGACGTTCAACAAATGCCTCTTTATGATGTGGATGTTTGCATTTTCTTGCTGCCCGAATCATTACATCAACCAGATATCGGCCCTCCTCCGGATCATTCATGTAATCACCATCGAATTGCCGCATAAGATTTGTCTCAGCTTTCTGAAGGAGCAAGCGTGGTGTTTCTGCGACCGTGTAATGCGCAGCATATTCGGTAACGTCAGCACCAGTTACCCGTTGCGCATTGAGGAGGCTATCTACTTCGATGCGATATTCGTTGATGTTCATTGTGTTCTAGCGGCAATTGTGGCAGGATTGTTGCGGCTCAACACCGTCGTTGCAGACGCAGTTATAAGCCTTCGCCTGCACCAACTTGTTCGGCCTTCCGTCTGTGCACATCAGATGCGAGAACCCAGCAGCAATCATCATGGCTCGGCAATCCGCTGTGGTTATCTCGTTGCCTTGTCGTCACAGTGCGGCTGTGAAGCCTTCTCTGCCCTGTACGGCCCTCTGTCTGGATGGCTTGCTCGTCCGGTTCTCCTGGCTTCGGGAAAGAATGCATTGGTTCCGCTGAAAAGACCGACTAGGTTGTAGACGTTGACGGCAATGCTCTTGACATTCTCCCTGCCGATTATCGCCAACGCGACGAGGGCAACAACCTGACCCAATCGGGACAAGCTGACTTGCCCGTGATGGTACAGGGGCGATCCGGGAACAGGAAAACGCTGCATCACGCCGTGCTGTGTGCATGGGAGGTCTACACCCAGCCACATCTGCTCCACCAGTTCCTCTGGAGTGTGCTCCGGCCCCAGCGGCTTCGCACATGTTGTACCATGAGAGTCCGGCTTCGAGTATGCGTTCAATAGTCTTTCTACGGTCGGCAGGAGTCATGCAGGAATCAACGCCTTCACGAATGCGGCAGACATGATACGCTCCCGTCACAGTCACACCCGCCGCGCGGAACTCTTGCAGTTGAGACGCCGTAACATCGCCGACATTTGCCAGTATCTCCAGTTTGCGCGGGAATCCGTCGGCGCAATTCCGCACACAGGTCACGAAACCACTCTAACCCGAAGCGGTGCATGGTCATGAGAAAGACACCTTGCGCTCCTGTCGACGGATGAGATCATAGCGCGATGTGAACGATTCGCCCGCGGTGGAGCGCAAGGTGTCTTTCTCATGACCATGCACCGCTTCGGGTTAGAGTGGTTTCGTGACCTGTGTGCGGAATTGCGCCGACGGATTCCCGCGCAACTGGAGATACTGGCAAATGTCGGCGATGTTACGGCGTCTCAACTGCAAGAGTTCCGCGCGGCGGGTGTGACTGTGACGGGAGCGTATCATGTCTGCCGCATTCGTGAAGGCGTTGATTCCTGCATGACTCCTGCCGACCGTAGAAAGACTAT
It encodes:
- a CDS encoding carbon-nitrogen family hydrolase, with the protein product MPMLDAGVLQFDVTIGDRGANFAKVEALLAAEAAKGALPRVLVLPELWSTGYALERIGELATPGGEAEAAFLGGLARKYGLWFVGGSVLASVPGGYANRAQVIDPEGRLVATYDKIHRIRLMEEDRYFLRGNARCRCDIDGVPSGIQICYDIRFPELSRRLALEGATVLFVSAEWPSLRIAHWSLLLRARAVENQLFVVACNRCGESRGTAFAGKSVILDPWGEPLWEAGGDETLGRAVLDLEKVKSFREGLPCFDDRAPDLY
- a CDS encoding methyl-accepting chemotaxis protein; the encoded protein is MSWLRNVKTFGKVFLLILLSLAFTALVGFVGYQTARDSGESLKGLYEDAMIPALAAKEVRAQAALAEGQAFALLLSSDPEERKRILARLEEIVNLVEVNLTTIEKSELDERSRNLLMRIRDAAQIYRSARKGAIDLAMEGKNTEAYALYQEQAAPASASYQRLLLQLAEHLQKNAETLEQAALAKGESAAQTLLLLTVASLVLALLVGWFVTLGLTRPLARLEGLVNRFAGGDLTVRFAEEGRDEVARIAAALERMAAALREAVGSVAETADGVVATAEEFSALAEETNAGVEESRAGAEQVGSIMESLAAAGEEINASVEEVAAGAQTSATRGGDVAEQVNEAKNAGDAGLEAVQSTTESITAMAREVEDSAKAAEELAQRAAKIQQFVSQISGIADQTNLLALNAAIEAARAGEAGRGFAVVAEEVRKLAEESNGASRNIAELAGIIARDLDSVLTGAKRNRELGKTAEERAREAQVRIGRILEALEHIALASQDVAAVSQEQAASSEEIAGAVQDMAGKVNNAASMGVTMRNQMGEIAAAAERLAQGAEELSRLGADLEARMAFFRFDRTATGSNAREEDQKLVALPE
- a CDS encoding ABC transporter substrate-binding protein: MMAAFLVHGEALFHRLAGDVACGEREFLIQDPDGSLLRFSSGLGERPARAAAPLRPPFSSSPRCLLFLLLFLPFLLLLSPGLSSPASAAPLEKVALQLKWTHAFQFAGYYVALEQGFYREAGLDVEIREARPGTDPVVEVTEGRASFGVGASGILLARAAGRAVVALAAVFQHSPLVLIARKDAVVRGVMDLSGRRIMLEPQSEELLAFLRREGLPPDAVTRTEHSFDYRDLLEGRAEAISAYSTYEPYFLDREHVPFVLYTPLDAGIDFYGDVLFTSEVELAAHPDRVRAFREASLRGWRHAMANPEKAARLVSTRYTSPDMLEFHRFEWRQMVPLLRIDAVSPGEMTVARWQHIAEVYADLDMLPRNFSLEGFLYGPGVAAEAP